The Pseudoxanthomonas sp. CF385 region GCGATCTGGTCGATGCGGGTCGCTTCCGCCACCGTGGCCTGCTCCAGCTGCAGGCGGCCGAACTCGACGTTCAGTTCGTCGCGCGCGCGTTCGAGGCGGGTCACTTCGTCGAACAGCACGCGGTGGCGATGGCGCGCATAGACCACGCCGATCGCCGAAGCGATCGCGGCCAGTACGAGGACGATCATCAGGAAGCGGCTCATGCGGCCACCTCCAGCTTTTCCGCCACGCGCAGGACGGCGCTGCGGGCGCGGGGGTTGGAAGACACCTCGTCGGCGTCGCCCTTCTGCCCGCTGCCGATGGCCCGCAGCGTGGGGACGAACTCGATCGCGACGGGCAGCCGGCGATTGGCCGGCGGTGCCTTGGCGTGCTTGTTGATGAACTGCTTGACGATGCGGTCTTCAAGCGAATGGAAGCTGATGACCGCCAGACGGCCACCGGCCTTCAACCGCGCCAGCGCCGCATCCAGTCCGGCTTCCAGATCCGCCAGTTCGCGGTTGATGTGGATGCGGATGCCCTGGAAGCTGCGGGTGGCGGGATGGATCTTCTCGCCGCGCGGCATCACCGATGCGATCACGGCGGCCAGGTCGCCGGTGCGGGTGAACGGCTGGGTGGCGCGGCGGGCGACGATGGCGCGCGCGATGCGGCGGCTCTGCTTCTCTTCGCCGTAGGTCCACAGCACGTCGGCGATCTCGCGCTCGTCGGCGCGTGCGATCCATTCCGCTGCGCTCTCGCCGGACTCCGGGTCCATGCGCATGTCCAGCGGACCGTCCTTGCCGAAGCTGAAGCCGCGCTCGGCGACGTCCAACTGCGGCGACGACACGCCCAGGTCCAGCAGCACGCCATCCAGGCCGGCGGCGGTTTCATCCCACTGCGCGAGCGACGCGAAGCTGCCGCGGAAGATCGACACGCGCGCATCGCCCGCGAACGTCTGTTCGGCATGCGCGATCGCGTCGGGATCCTTGTCCATCAACAGCAGCCGGCCTCCCGGGCCGAGTTGTTGCAGCACGCCGCGCGCGTGGCCTCCGCGCCCGAAGGTGCCGTCCAGGTACGTTCCGTCCTCTTTCACCTGCAGCCCTTCCATGACCTGCGTGTACAACACCGGCAAGTGCAGCGCTGGGAGGTGACCGGCCGGCGCGGACTGCCGCTTGCCGTCACCCTTGCTCACAAGCGCAGCTCGAGCATGTGTGCGCTCAGATCGTCGTCGGTGAGGGTCTGACGGATCTGCGCGTGGTGCGCCTGCTCGCTCCAGAGCTCGAACTTCTCGCCCATGCCCAGCAGCACCGCCTTCTTCTCGATGCCCACCGCACTGCGGTGGCTGGCGGGGATGCTGATGCGACCGTTGCCGTCCAGTTCCACGGGGGAGGCCGCACCGATGAGCTTCAGTTGCAGGCTGCGGTGGGCGCGCTGGGTGCTGGGCAGCTTGTTGACGTCGTCGCGGACGCGCTGCCAGACCTTTTCGGGATACAGGTACAGGCTGCCGGCTTCGAACGGGTTGTAGGTGATCACCAGGCGGTTGCCGCAGTCGCGCGCGACGACATCGCGGTACGCGGTGGGCACCGCGAGCCGTCCCTTGTCGTCCACTGTGATGGCGGTCTCACCTTGAAACACAACCCCTGCCCTTCGATCTGCCGCTGGACGGTCATTGAACCACGAAAAACCACTAAAACCCGGGTTTTCCCTCTGTTGCCCACCTTAGCACCGCGCACAGGGTTGTCAACAGGAACCCGAAGGGGAAATCGCTTGGCGGATCAATGGTTTGCGGCGAACTTCAGAGACTTGTTCAAGCCTTATCCACAAGTCGCTGTTTCGTCTCAAATTTTGAGATTGAGCCACGATTCAGTGAGGTGACCGTCGCTTCACATCCGGCCCGTCCGCGTGCATGCGAGCGGAGTGGAAGTGCGCAAACCGGGGGTCCAGAATCGCGGGATGTGCCTGGTTGCGCTCGCCTGGAATGTCCACCCCCGCTGGCGGCTCGTGCTGGCCGGCAATCGCGACGAGTTCCACGCCCGTCCCACGGCCGCCCTGGCCGCCTGGGAGGCGCCGGCCGGGATCCTCGCCGGCCGCGACCTGCAGTCCGGGGGAACGTGGGCCGGCACCGACCGGCAGGGGCGCGTGGCC contains the following coding sequences:
- the ftsL gene encoding cell division protein FtsL: MSRFLMIVLVLAAIASAIGVVYARHRHRVLFDEVTRLERARDELNVEFGRLQLEQATVAEATRIDQIARVRLGMKSPEAADIVVVRP
- the rsmH gene encoding 16S rRNA (cytosine(1402)-N(4))-methyltransferase RsmH, which codes for MSKGDGKRQSAPAGHLPALHLPVLYTQVMEGLQVKEDGTYLDGTFGRGGHARGVLQQLGPGGRLLLMDKDPDAIAHAEQTFAGDARVSIFRGSFASLAQWDETAAGLDGVLLDLGVSSPQLDVAERGFSFGKDGPLDMRMDPESGESAAEWIARADEREIADVLWTYGEEKQSRRIARAIVARRATQPFTRTGDLAAVIASVMPRGEKIHPATRSFQGIRIHINRELADLEAGLDAALARLKAGGRLAVISFHSLEDRIVKQFINKHAKAPPANRRLPVAIEFVPTLRAIGSGQKGDADEVSSNPRARSAVLRVAEKLEVAA
- the mraZ gene encoding division/cell wall cluster transcriptional repressor MraZ, producing MFQGETAITVDDKGRLAVPTAYRDVVARDCGNRLVITYNPFEAGSLYLYPEKVWQRVRDDVNKLPSTQRAHRSLQLKLIGAASPVELDGNGRISIPASHRSAVGIEKKAVLLGMGEKFELWSEQAHHAQIRQTLTDDDLSAHMLELRL